One segment of Salvelinus alpinus chromosome 1, SLU_Salpinus.1, whole genome shotgun sequence DNA contains the following:
- the LOC139538473 gene encoding UV excision repair protein RAD23 homolog B-like isoform X1 produces MQITLKTLQQQTFKIDIDEEETVKTLKERIENEKGNDGFPVAGQKLIYAGKILNDDTAIKDYKIDEKNFVVVMVAKPKAAPAAAQPSGSAATTSSSTTAPTVPTAASPGSDNPPEASKPAEERPCSTSAPASTPTSSSGLLTNVNMFEEATSALVTGQSYENMVTEMMLMGYEREQVVAALRASFNNPDRAVEYLLTGIPAGEESHAAADPVVPSVGGGTPALNTGSMTTPASVATGANPLGFLVNQPQFLQMRRIIQQNPSLLPALLQQIGRENPQLLQQISSHQEQFIQMLNEPAQEGGQGGGGGGGGGVGVGGEAGSGMNYIQVTPQEKEAIERLKALGFPEGLVIQAYFACEKNENLAANFLLQQNFDDD; encoded by the exons ATGCAGATTACTTTGAAAACCCTCCAGCAGCAGACATTTAAAATCGACATAGACGAAGAGGAGACG GTAAAAACCTTAAAGGAAAGAATTGAGAATGAGAAGGGAAACGATGGTTTTCCGGTTGCAGGGCAGAAATTGATATATGCAG GGAAAATCCTAAATGATGACACTGCTATCAAGGACTATAAGATTGATGAGAAGAACTTTGTGGTTGTCATGGTGGCAAAG CCTAAAGCAGCCCCGGCAGCTGCCCAGCCTTCCGGTTCTGCCGCCACCACCTCCTCCAGCACTACAGCCCCCACAGTACCCACTGCTGCCTCGCCAGGCTCAGATAACCCACCAGAGGCGTCCAAACCAGCCGAGGAGAGGCCCTGCAGCACTTCAGCCCCAGCATCAACCCCCACCAG TTCCTCTGGTCTATTGACAAATGTGAACATGTTTGAGGAGGCAACATCTGCTCTGG TGACAGGCCAATCGTATGAGAACATGGTGACAGAGATGATGCTGATGGGCTACGAGAGGGAGCAGGTAGTGGCAGCGCTCAGAGCCAGCTTCAACAACCCAGACAGAGCTGTGGAGTACCTGcttaca GGGATCCCAGCTGGGGAGGAGAGCCATGCGGCTGCTGACCCAGTGGTGCCCTCTGTGGGTGGAGGAACTCCAGCTCTCAACACAGGCAGTATGACGACCCCCGCCAGCGTTGCAACAGGAG CCAATCCTCTGGGGTTCCTGGTTAACCAGCCTCAGTTTCTCCAGATGAGACGGATCATCCAGCAGAACCCCTCTCTGCTCCCTGCCTTACTACAGCAGATAGGGAGGGAGAATCCCCAGCTTCTGCAA CAAATCAGCAGCCACCAAGAGCAGTTTATCCAGATGCTGAACGAGCCAGCCCAGGAGGGGGGACAGGGTGGCGGAggcggaggtggtggtggagtgggggttgGTGGGGAGGCTGGAAGTGGCATGAACTACATCCAGGTCACACCTCAAGAGAAGGAGGCCATTGAGCGG CTAAAAGCCCTAGGATTCCCAGAAGGACTTGTTATTCAGGCCTACTTTGCCTGTGAGAAGAACGAGAACTTGGCCGCTAACTTCCTTTTACAACAGAACTTTGACGACGACTAA
- the LOC139538473 gene encoding UV excision repair protein RAD23 homolog B-like isoform X2, which produces MQITLKTLQQQTFKIDIDEEETVKTLKERIENEKGNDGFPVAGQKLIYAGKILNDDTAIKDYKIDEKNFVVVMVAKPKAAPAAAQPSGSAATTSSSTTAPTVPTAASPGSDNPPEASKPAEERPCSTSAPASTPTSSSGLLTNVNMFEEATSALVTGQSYENMVTEMMLMGYEREQGIPAGEESHAAADPVVPSVGGGTPALNTGSMTTPASVATGANPLGFLVNQPQFLQMRRIIQQNPSLLPALLQQIGRENPQLLQQISSHQEQFIQMLNEPAQEGGQGGGGGGGGGVGVGGEAGSGMNYIQVTPQEKEAIERLKALGFPEGLVIQAYFACEKNENLAANFLLQQNFDDD; this is translated from the exons ATGCAGATTACTTTGAAAACCCTCCAGCAGCAGACATTTAAAATCGACATAGACGAAGAGGAGACG GTAAAAACCTTAAAGGAAAGAATTGAGAATGAGAAGGGAAACGATGGTTTTCCGGTTGCAGGGCAGAAATTGATATATGCAG GGAAAATCCTAAATGATGACACTGCTATCAAGGACTATAAGATTGATGAGAAGAACTTTGTGGTTGTCATGGTGGCAAAG CCTAAAGCAGCCCCGGCAGCTGCCCAGCCTTCCGGTTCTGCCGCCACCACCTCCTCCAGCACTACAGCCCCCACAGTACCCACTGCTGCCTCGCCAGGCTCAGATAACCCACCAGAGGCGTCCAAACCAGCCGAGGAGAGGCCCTGCAGCACTTCAGCCCCAGCATCAACCCCCACCAG TTCCTCTGGTCTATTGACAAATGTGAACATGTTTGAGGAGGCAACATCTGCTCTGG TGACAGGCCAATCGTATGAGAACATGGTGACAGAGATGATGCTGATGGGCTACGAGAGGGAGCAG GGGATCCCAGCTGGGGAGGAGAGCCATGCGGCTGCTGACCCAGTGGTGCCCTCTGTGGGTGGAGGAACTCCAGCTCTCAACACAGGCAGTATGACGACCCCCGCCAGCGTTGCAACAGGAG CCAATCCTCTGGGGTTCCTGGTTAACCAGCCTCAGTTTCTCCAGATGAGACGGATCATCCAGCAGAACCCCTCTCTGCTCCCTGCCTTACTACAGCAGATAGGGAGGGAGAATCCCCAGCTTCTGCAA CAAATCAGCAGCCACCAAGAGCAGTTTATCCAGATGCTGAACGAGCCAGCCCAGGAGGGGGGACAGGGTGGCGGAggcggaggtggtggtggagtgggggttgGTGGGGAGGCTGGAAGTGGCATGAACTACATCCAGGTCACACCTCAAGAGAAGGAGGCCATTGAGCGG CTAAAAGCCCTAGGATTCCCAGAAGGACTTGTTATTCAGGCCTACTTTGCCTGTGAGAAGAACGAGAACTTGGCCGCTAACTTCCTTTTACAACAGAACTTTGACGACGACTAA